A DNA window from Pseudomonas sp. GD03919 contains the following coding sequences:
- a CDS encoding NYN domain-containing protein, protein MKKIAVFADVQNLYYTVRQVHGCHFDYSVLWAEVSRRGVIVEAYAYAIDRGDAKQQQFQQILRKLGFTVKLKPYIQRADGSAKGDWDVGITIDVLDAAARVDEIVLASGDGDFDLLLERVRSQGVAAIAFGVPGLTAQSLIRAASLYVPIEGELLLRNH, encoded by the coding sequence GTGAAGAAGATCGCCGTATTCGCCGATGTGCAGAACCTCTACTACACGGTGCGTCAGGTGCATGGCTGCCATTTCGACTACAGCGTGCTGTGGGCCGAGGTCAGCCGCCGTGGCGTGATCGTCGAGGCCTATGCCTATGCCATCGACCGTGGTGACGCCAAGCAGCAGCAATTTCAGCAGATCCTGCGCAAGCTGGGCTTCACCGTGAAGCTCAAGCCCTATATTCAGCGTGCCGACGGCTCGGCCAAGGGTGACTGGGACGTAGGCATCACCATCGACGTACTGGATGCCGCCGCGCGGGTCGACGAGATCGTCCTGGCCTCCGGTGATGGTGACTTCGACCTCTTGCTCGAGCGCGTGCGCAGCCAGGGTGTGGCGGCAATTGCCTTCGGCGTGCCGGGGCTGACGGCGCAGTCGCTGATCCGCGCGGCCAGCCTGTATGTGCCCATCGAGGGTGAATTGTTGCTGCGCAATCACTGA
- a CDS encoding PolC-type DNA polymerase III, producing MESIAVIDFETTGVSPAQARATEIGVAIIEDGRIVDRYQSLMNSGAWVPPFIEQLTGISNAMLRKAPPSDQVMNEVADFIGERPLLAHNASFDQKFWDAELARVRRRRLQPFACSLLLSRRLLPEAPSHKLGNLNAWAGLPDTGRAHRALADAEMAANLTLHLFSLLRERHGRQQADHAFLCQLQNLSAAKVRALLATAC from the coding sequence GTGGAATCCATCGCCGTCATCGACTTCGAAACCACTGGCGTATCGCCGGCCCAGGCGCGCGCCACCGAAATCGGCGTAGCGATCATCGAGGACGGACGCATCGTCGACCGTTATCAGAGCCTGATGAACAGTGGCGCCTGGGTGCCGCCGTTCATTGAGCAACTGACGGGCATCAGCAACGCCATGCTGCGCAAGGCTCCGCCGTCGGATCAGGTGATGAACGAGGTGGCCGACTTCATCGGCGAGCGGCCGCTGTTGGCGCATAACGCGTCTTTCGACCAGAAGTTCTGGGATGCCGAACTGGCGCGGGTGCGTCGCCGCCGCTTGCAGCCGTTTGCCTGTTCGCTGCTGCTGTCGCGCCGTCTGCTGCCCGAGGCGCCAAGCCACAAGCTGGGCAACCTCAATGCCTGGGCCGGCCTGCCGGACACCGGCCGCGCTCACCGCGCCCTGGCCGATGCCGAGATGGCCGCGAATCTGACGTTGCACCTGTTTAGCCTGCTGCGCGAGCGCCATGGCCGGCAGCAGGCCGACCATGCCTTTCTCTGCCAATTGCAGAACCTTTCGGCGGCCAAGGTGCGGGCATTGCTGGCCACTGCCTGCTGA
- a CDS encoding DEAD/DEAH box helicase yields MTFASLGLIEPLLRTLADLDYQTPTPVQTQAIPAVLKGRDLMAAAQTGTGKTAGFALPLLQRLTLEGPQVASNSVRALVLAPTRELAAQVLQSFQAYGQNLPLTSYAVYGGVSINPQMMALRKGVDVLVATPGRLLDLYRQNAVKLAQLQTLVLDEADRMLDLGFARELDELFSALPKKRQTLLFSATFSDVIRQMAGELLRDPLSVEVSPRNAAAKTVKQWLIPVDKKRKSELFLHLLQEKRWGQVLVFAKTRKGVDQLEQELLAMGVSADSIHGDKPQPSRLRALDRFKAGEVQILVATDVAARGLDIDDLPLVVNLDLPINAEDYVHRIGRTGRAGSTGEAISLVCADEVDQLAAIENLTQQLIKRVDEPDFIPDHRVPLTAVGGQVLKKPKKPKQKLIPGAAKPAGKGNIHLGRWFEEEDAKPKAKAVRKVPSFGSKPKGGKK; encoded by the coding sequence ATGACCTTCGCCTCCCTCGGTTTGATCGAGCCGCTGCTGCGCACCCTCGCCGATCTCGACTACCAGACGCCGACCCCGGTGCAGACCCAGGCCATTCCCGCCGTGCTTAAGGGCCGCGACCTGATGGCCGCGGCGCAAACCGGCACCGGCAAGACTGCCGGTTTCGCCCTGCCGCTGTTGCAGCGTCTGACCCTGGAAGGTCCGCAGGTGGCGAGCAATTCGGTGCGTGCCCTGGTGCTGGCGCCAACCCGCGAGCTGGCCGCGCAGGTGCTGCAGAGCTTCCAGGCCTACGGCCAGAACCTGCCGCTGACCAGCTACGCGGTGTACGGCGGGGTCAGTATCAACCCGCAGATGATGGCCCTGCGCAAGGGCGTCGACGTACTGGTGGCCACGCCAGGCCGGCTGCTCGACCTGTACCGGCAGAACGCGGTGAAGCTCGCCCAGTTGCAGACGTTGGTACTCGACGAAGCGGATCGCATGCTCGACCTCGGTTTTGCCCGCGAGCTGGACGAGCTGTTCAGCGCGCTGCCGAAAAAGCGCCAGACCCTGCTGTTCTCAGCCACCTTCTCCGACGTCATCCGGCAGATGGCCGGCGAACTGCTGCGCGACCCGCTGTCGGTGGAAGTCAGCCCGCGCAACGCTGCTGCCAAGACCGTCAAGCAATGGCTGATTCCGGTGGACAAGAAGCGCAAGAGCGAGCTGTTCCTGCACCTGCTTCAGGAAAAACGCTGGGGCCAGGTGCTGGTGTTCGCCAAGACCCGCAAGGGTGTCGATCAGCTCGAACAGGAGCTGCTGGCCATGGGCGTGTCAGCCGATTCGATTCATGGCGACAAGCCACAGCCGAGCCGCCTGCGCGCACTGGATCGCTTCAAGGCTGGCGAGGTGCAGATTCTGGTGGCCACAGACGTGGCCGCGCGTGGCCTGGATATCGACGACCTGCCGTTGGTGGTCAACCTCGACCTGCCGATCAACGCCGAAGACTACGTGCACCGCATCGGCCGTACCGGGCGTGCCGGCAGTACGGGTGAGGCGATCTCGCTGGTGTGCGCCGATGAGGTGGATCAGCTGGCGGCGATCGAGAACCTGACCCAGCAATTGATCAAGCGTGTCGATGAGCCGGACTTCATTCCCGATCACCGCGTACCGCTGACGGCGGTCGGTGGCCAGGTGCTGAAGAAACCGAAGAAGCCCAAGCAGAAGCTGATCCCTGGTGCGGCCAAGCCTGCCGGCAAGGGCAATATTCACCTCGGCCGCTGGTTCGAGGAAGAGGACGCCAAGCCCAAGGCCAAGGCGGTGCGCAAGGTGCCAAGTTTTGGCAGCAAGCCCAAGGGCGGAAAAAAGTAG
- a CDS encoding PAS domain-containing protein produces MPAQIDIKEVHWLLDIVQCIDVGVVVLDRQYRVEVWNAFMENHSGLGPDQAQGRSLFELFPDIDRPWLERKVESVVQLGTRAFSLWQQRPYLMRLKSYQPITGQADFMYQNVTLLPLAGQPVEHVCLVIYDMTAAAVAAQANSRT; encoded by the coding sequence ATGCCCGCGCAGATCGATATCAAGGAAGTCCACTGGCTGCTGGACATCGTCCAGTGCATCGACGTCGGCGTGGTAGTGCTCGACCGCCAGTACCGCGTCGAGGTGTGGAACGCCTTCATGGAGAACCACTCCGGGCTGGGGCCGGATCAGGCGCAGGGGCGCTCGCTGTTCGAGCTGTTCCCCGACATCGACCGGCCCTGGCTGGAGCGCAAGGTGGAAAGCGTGGTGCAACTGGGCACCCGCGCCTTCAGCCTGTGGCAACAGCGCCCCTACCTGATGCGCCTCAAGAGCTACCAGCCGATCACCGGCCAGGCCGACTTCATGTACCAGAACGTCACTCTGCTACCGCTGGCCGGCCAGCCGGTGGAGCATGTGTGCCTGGTGATCTATGACATGACCGCTGCAGCCGTGGCGGCGCAGGCAAACTCCAGGACTTGA
- a CDS encoding response regulator: MIPLLVCDDSNMARKQLIRALPAEWPVSLSQASNGEEALALIRQGLGQVMLLDLTMPVLDGYQTLAALRAEGLKSQVIVVSGDVQEEAVRRVRELGALAFIKKPADPEILRQTLIDLKLFAPQATPAAQAQAAALAELKVSFRDALREVSNVAMGRAAALLAKVLGVFVQLPVPQVNIFEVSELHMTLLDAQRGERFSAICQGFIGEAIAGEALLLFHDSEVNDMARLLGWQPKNEAETSEMLLDLASILIGACLAGIAEQLDLRFSQGHPQLLGQHASIDQLVQVNRQRWHKTLAVEISYSLEGHAIHFDLLLLFTEDSIKRLTAKIGYLME; the protein is encoded by the coding sequence GTGATTCCGCTGCTGGTCTGCGACGACTCCAACATGGCGCGCAAGCAATTGATCCGCGCCTTGCCGGCTGAATGGCCGGTTTCTCTCAGTCAGGCGAGCAACGGCGAGGAGGCTCTGGCGCTGATCCGCCAAGGCCTGGGCCAGGTCATGCTGCTCGACCTGACCATGCCAGTGCTCGACGGCTACCAAACCCTCGCGGCGCTGCGCGCCGAAGGGCTCAAGAGCCAGGTCATCGTGGTGTCCGGCGACGTGCAGGAAGAAGCCGTGCGTCGCGTACGCGAGCTGGGCGCGCTGGCCTTCATCAAGAAACCAGCCGATCCGGAAATCCTGCGCCAGACGCTGATCGATCTGAAACTGTTCGCCCCTCAGGCCACACCCGCCGCGCAGGCCCAGGCTGCGGCGTTGGCGGAGCTCAAGGTCAGCTTCCGTGATGCCCTGCGCGAAGTGAGCAACGTCGCCATGGGCCGCGCCGCTGCGCTGCTGGCCAAGGTGCTCGGAGTATTCGTGCAGTTGCCGGTGCCACAGGTGAACATCTTCGAAGTCAGCGAACTGCACATGACCCTGCTCGACGCCCAGCGCGGCGAGCGCTTCAGCGCCATCTGCCAGGGTTTTATCGGCGAGGCCATCGCCGGTGAGGCGCTGTTGCTGTTCCATGATTCGGAAGTGAACGACATGGCGCGCCTGCTCGGCTGGCAGCCGAAGAACGAGGCCGAAACCTCGGAGATGCTCCTGGATCTGGCCAGCATCCTCATCGGCGCCTGCCTGGCCGGTATCGCCGAACAGCTCGACCTGCGTTTTTCCCAGGGGCACCCGCAACTGCTCGGGCAACACGCCAGCATTGACCAGTTGGTGCAGGTCAACCGCCAGCGCTGGCACAAGACCCTGGCCGTGGAAATCAGCTACAGCCTGGAGGGCCACGCCATCCACTTCGACCTGTTGCTGCTGTTCACCGAAGACTCGATCAAACGCCTGACCGCCAAGATCGGCTACCTGATGGAGTAA
- a CDS encoding TIGR03862 family flavoprotein yields MTTRTSPNAYHVAIIGGGPAGLMAAEVLAQGGVRVELFDAMPSVGRKFLLAGVGGMNITHSESKDAFIGRYGERQTEVAALLRAFDADALREWIHGLGIDTFVGTSGRVFPSDMKAAPLLRAWLRRLRELGVTIHTRSRWLGWNADGSLRIAGPDGERAVVSDACLLALGGGSWARLGSDGAWVPLLQARGIDVTALKPSNCGFEVAGWSEYLREKFAGAPLKNVALSLPGQPPRIGEFVLTASGIEGSLVYAFSADIRRAIEADGQALIHLDLLPQMPLARLQQALGKPRGKHSMAKHLHRQAGLDGVKAALLRELAPAAAFAEPVDLALWIKALPITLLRPRPLDEAISSAGGVPFAALDDGLMLKALPGVFCAGEMLDWEAPTGGYLLTACFASGRVAAQGVLDWLQAV; encoded by the coding sequence ATGACCACACGCACGTCACCCAACGCTTATCACGTCGCCATCATCGGCGGCGGCCCGGCCGGGCTGATGGCTGCCGAAGTGCTGGCGCAAGGCGGCGTGCGCGTGGAGCTGTTCGACGCCATGCCCTCGGTGGGGCGCAAGTTCCTGCTGGCCGGTGTCGGTGGCATGAACATCACCCACTCCGAGTCCAAGGACGCTTTCATCGGTCGTTACGGCGAGCGCCAGACCGAGGTCGCGGCGCTGCTGCGCGCGTTCGACGCCGATGCCTTGCGCGAGTGGATTCATGGCCTGGGTATCGACACCTTCGTCGGCACCTCCGGCCGCGTGTTCCCCAGCGACATGAAGGCCGCGCCGCTGCTGCGCGCCTGGCTGCGCCGCCTGCGCGAACTGGGCGTGACCATCCACACCCGCAGCCGCTGGCTGGGCTGGAACGCCGATGGCAGCCTGCGCATCGCCGGACCGGACGGCGAACGCGCCGTAGTCAGCGATGCCTGCCTGCTGGCACTGGGCGGCGGCAGCTGGGCGCGCCTGGGCTCGGATGGCGCCTGGGTACCGCTGTTGCAGGCGCGCGGCATCGACGTGACGGCGCTGAAACCGAGCAACTGCGGCTTCGAGGTGGCCGGCTGGAGCGAATACCTCAGGGAAAAATTCGCCGGGGCGCCGCTGAAAAACGTCGCCCTCAGCCTGCCCGGCCAGCCTCCCCGCATCGGTGAGTTCGTCCTCACCGCCAGCGGTATCGAAGGCAGCCTGGTGTACGCCTTTTCCGCCGACATCCGCCGCGCCATCGAGGCCGATGGCCAGGCGCTGATCCACCTCGATCTGTTGCCGCAGATGCCGCTGGCCAGGCTGCAGCAGGCACTGGGCAAGCCGCGCGGCAAGCACTCGATGGCCAAGCACCTGCATCGCCAAGCCGGCCTCGACGGCGTGAAAGCCGCATTGCTGCGCGAACTGGCGCCGGCCGCAGCCTTTGCCGAGCCGGTCGATCTGGCACTCTGGATCAAGGCGCTGCCTATCACCCTGCTACGCCCCCGGCCGCTCGACGAGGCGATCAGCAGCGCCGGCGGCGTGCCCTTCGCGGCACTGGATGACGGCCTGATGCTCAAGGCTCTGCCCGGCGTGTTCTGCGCCGGCGAGATGCTCGACTGGGAAGCGCCCACCGGCGGCTACCTGCTCACCGCCTGTTTCGCCAGTGGCCGGGTCGCGGCGCAGGGCGTACTCGACTGGCTGCAAGCCGTGTAG
- a CDS encoding aminotransferase class V-fold PLP-dependent enzyme yields MSQICPDIDPDGLLEYSVVYTDRSLNHMSQSFQGVMRDISATLKQVYNAHAVAVVPGSGTYGMEAVARQLATGQKCLVLRNGWFSYRWTQIFDMGRIPAEAQVLKARPVADGPQAPFAPAPLDEVLTTIAAEKPQVVFAPHVETSSGMILPDDYLRAVSDAVHAVGGLFVLDCIASGTLWVDMQACGIDVLISAPQKGWSASPCCALVMLSEAAQARVEATQSTSFACDLKKWLQIMQAYEQGGHAYHATMPSDALARFRDAMLEAKAIGFAKVREQQQELGDRVRALLAARGFKSVAAKGFEAPGVVVCYTDDAQIKTGAKFAAIGLQIAAGVPLQCDEPADFQTFRLGLFGLDKLGNIDRTVKTLEQALDKVLG; encoded by the coding sequence ATGTCCCAGATCTGCCCCGATATCGATCCCGATGGCCTGCTCGAATATTCGGTGGTCTACACCGACCGCTCGCTGAACCATATGTCGCAGTCGTTCCAGGGTGTGATGCGCGATATCTCCGCCACCCTGAAACAGGTCTACAACGCCCATGCCGTGGCAGTGGTGCCGGGCAGCGGCACCTACGGCATGGAAGCGGTGGCGCGCCAGTTGGCCACCGGGCAGAAGTGCCTGGTGCTGCGCAACGGCTGGTTCAGCTACCGCTGGACGCAGATCTTCGACATGGGCCGGATTCCTGCCGAGGCCCAGGTGCTCAAGGCGCGCCCGGTGGCCGACGGCCCTCAGGCGCCCTTCGCGCCGGCGCCGCTGGACGAGGTGCTGACCACCATCGCCGCCGAGAAACCGCAGGTGGTGTTCGCCCCGCATGTGGAAACCTCGTCGGGCATGATCCTGCCGGACGACTACCTGCGCGCGGTGAGCGATGCGGTGCATGCCGTCGGTGGTCTGTTCGTGCTCGACTGCATCGCCTCCGGCACCCTCTGGGTGGACATGCAGGCCTGCGGCATTGACGTGCTGATCAGCGCCCCGCAGAAGGGCTGGAGCGCCTCGCCGTGCTGCGCCCTGGTGATGCTGAGCGAGGCGGCCCAGGCGCGCGTCGAGGCGACCCAGAGCACCAGCTTCGCCTGCGACCTGAAGAAGTGGCTGCAGATCATGCAGGCCTACGAGCAGGGCGGTCATGCCTACCACGCCACCATGCCCAGCGATGCGCTGGCGCGTTTTCGCGATGCCATGCTGGAGGCCAAGGCCATCGGCTTCGCCAAGGTGCGCGAGCAACAGCAGGAACTCGGTGATCGTGTGCGCGCCCTGCTGGCTGCACGGGGCTTCAAGAGCGTCGCCGCCAAGGGCTTCGAGGCGCCGGGTGTGGTGGTTTGCTACACCGACGATGCGCAGATCAAGACCGGCGCCAAGTTCGCCGCCATCGGCCTGCAGATCGCCGCTGGTGTGCCGCTGCAGTGCGACGAGCCGGCGGACTTCCAGACCTTCCGCCTGGGCCTGTTCGGGCTGGACAAGCTGGGCAACATTGACCGCACGGTGAAGACGCTGGAGCAGGCGTTGGACAAGGTGCTGGGCTGA
- a CDS encoding histone deacetylase: protein MPLPLVYHEDYSPPFPSGHRFPMEKFRLLRDHLVDSGLTTDAELQRPALCPAEILALVHCPDYIARYMAGELSYEHQRRLGLPWSEALAQRTIRAVGGSLLTAELALRHGLACHLAGGTHHAHYDFPSGFCIFNDLAVIARYLLEAGRVQRVLIFDCDVHQGDGTARLLENEPDAVTVSLHCEQNFPARKAQSDWDIPLPRGMGDADYLKVVNDSLGYLLALYQPDLVLYDAGVDVHKDDALGYLQLTDAGLAARDETVLNHCLGRDIPVLGVIGGGYSRDHAALARRHGILHHSAARVWAARGLR from the coding sequence ATGCCGTTACCGCTGGTCTACCACGAGGATTACAGTCCGCCCTTCCCCAGTGGGCATCGTTTCCCCATGGAGAAATTCCGCCTGCTGCGCGATCACCTGGTCGATAGCGGCCTGACCACGGATGCCGAATTGCAACGCCCCGCGCTGTGCCCGGCGGAGATTCTCGCCCTGGTGCATTGCCCGGACTACATCGCCCGCTACATGGCCGGCGAGTTGTCTTATGAACACCAGCGCCGCCTCGGCCTGCCCTGGAGCGAAGCACTGGCCCAGCGCACCATACGTGCCGTGGGCGGCTCGCTGCTGACCGCCGAACTGGCCCTGCGTCATGGCCTGGCCTGCCACCTGGCGGGCGGCACGCACCATGCGCACTACGACTTTCCTTCCGGCTTCTGCATCTTCAACGACCTGGCGGTGATCGCCCGCTACCTGCTCGAAGCCGGACGCGTGCAGCGCGTGTTGATCTTCGACTGCGACGTGCACCAGGGTGACGGCACCGCACGGCTGCTGGAAAACGAACCCGATGCCGTCACCGTATCCCTGCACTGCGAGCAGAATTTCCCGGCGCGCAAGGCGCAGAGCGACTGGGACATTCCCCTGCCACGCGGCATGGGTGACGCCGACTACCTCAAGGTGGTCAACGACAGCCTGGGCTACCTGCTGGCGCTCTACCAGCCGGACCTAGTGCTCTACGACGCCGGTGTCGACGTGCACAAGGACGATGCCCTGGGCTACCTGCAACTGACCGATGCAGGCCTGGCGGCACGTGACGAAACCGTGCTGAACCACTGCCTGGGCCGCGACATTCCGGTGCTGGGGGTGATCGGCGGCGGCTACTCCAGGGATCACGCCGCCCTCGCCCGCCGCCACGGCATCCTGCATCACAGCGCGGCAAGGGTGTGGGCGGCGCGTGGGTTGCGCTGA
- the tesB gene encoding acyl-CoA thioesterase II has translation MTQVLDDLVALLSLEQIEENLFRGRSQDLGFRQLFGGQVLGQCISAASQTVEEARHVHSMHGYFLRPGDASLPVVYQVERTRDGGSFSTRRVVAVQKGHPIFFCSASFQYEEEGFHHQSPMPDVPGPEDLKSETELARMVAPMIPERLRERAISDKPIEIRPVTLINPFAPQPCEPVKYVWFRAAGELPDDPQLHKYLLAYASDFNLLTTSMQPHGVSVFQKFMQVASLDHSLWFHRNLRMDDWLLYAMDSPWAGNARGFSRASIYNRQGELVASVAQEGLTRVREDWK, from the coding sequence ATGACCCAGGTGCTCGATGATCTGGTCGCGCTGCTCAGCCTGGAGCAGATCGAGGAAAACCTGTTCCGTGGCCGCAGCCAGGATCTCGGTTTTCGTCAACTGTTCGGTGGCCAGGTGCTTGGCCAATGCATCTCTGCGGCCAGCCAGACGGTCGAGGAGGCGCGCCACGTGCACTCCATGCACGGTTATTTCCTGCGTCCCGGCGATGCCAGTTTGCCGGTGGTCTATCAGGTCGAGCGCACCCGCGATGGTGGCAGTTTCAGCACCCGCCGCGTGGTGGCGGTACAGAAGGGCCATCCCATCTTCTTCTGCAGTGCCTCGTTCCAGTACGAGGAGGAGGGTTTTCACCACCAGAGCCCGATGCCCGACGTGCCCGGCCCCGAAGACCTGAAATCGGAAACCGAGCTGGCACGCATGGTCGCGCCGATGATCCCCGAACGCCTGCGCGAGCGCGCCATCAGCGACAAGCCTATCGAGATTCGTCCGGTGACGCTGATCAACCCCTTCGCCCCGCAGCCCTGCGAGCCGGTCAAGTACGTGTGGTTCCGCGCGGCAGGCGAGTTGCCGGACGACCCGCAACTGCACAAGTACCTGCTGGCTTACGCCAGCGATTTCAACCTGCTGACCACCTCGATGCAGCCGCATGGCGTGTCGGTGTTCCAGAAATTCATGCAGGTGGCCAGCCTCGACCATTCGCTGTGGTTCCATCGTAACCTGCGTATGGATGACTGGCTGCTGTACGCCATGGACAGCCCCTGGGCAGGCAACGCCCGTGGCTTCTCCCGTGCCAGCATCTACAACCGCCAGGGCGAGCTGGTGGCTTCGGTCGCGCAGGAAGGCCTGACCCGCGTGCGCGAGGACTGGAAGTGA
- a CDS encoding HAD family hydrolase produces the protein MNTLREARHWVFDMDGTLTLAVHDFVAIKRALDIPEEDDILHHLAALPADEAAAKHAWLLEHERELALASRPAPGAIDLVRALRERGCQLGILTRNAHPLALLTLEAIGLEDCFAIDDILGRDEAPPKPHPGGLLHLAERWAVKPQTLVMVGDYRFDLECAQAAGARGVLVNLPDNPWPELTELHARDCAQLLAGLG, from the coding sequence GTGAATACATTGCGCGAAGCACGTCACTGGGTGTTCGACATGGACGGCACCCTGACCCTGGCCGTGCATGATTTTGTCGCGATCAAGCGTGCCTTGGACATCCCCGAAGAGGACGACATCCTCCATCACCTGGCCGCGCTACCGGCGGATGAGGCCGCCGCCAAGCATGCCTGGCTGCTGGAGCATGAGCGCGAACTGGCCCTGGCCTCGCGTCCGGCGCCGGGTGCCATCGACCTGGTACGCGCCCTGCGCGAGCGCGGCTGTCAGCTCGGCATTCTGACGCGCAATGCTCATCCGCTGGCCCTGCTGACGCTGGAGGCCATCGGCCTGGAGGATTGTTTCGCGATTGATGACATCCTCGGCCGCGACGAGGCACCGCCCAAACCACATCCGGGTGGTTTGCTGCACCTGGCCGAGCGCTGGGCGGTCAAACCGCAGACGCTGGTGATGGTCGGCGATTACCGCTTCGATCTGGAGTGCGCCCAGGCTGCCGGGGCGCGCGGCGTGCTGGTCAACCTGCCGGACAATCCCTGGCCGGAACTGACCGAGTTGCATGCGCGCGATTGTGCGCAACTGTTGGCGGGGTTGGGCTGA
- the adeC gene encoding AdeC/AdeK/OprM family multidrug efflux complex outer membrane factor, with amino-acid sequence MRQSLLSLAVAAALLSGCSLIPDYQRPEAPVAADWPQGEAYGSAATEGSRAAADLQWREFFRDPALQQLVQVALENNRDLRVAALNVEAYRALYRIQRADLLPSVAADGSGSRQRLPGDLSQTGEARTSGQYSATLGVNAWELDFFGRIRSLSEQALQEYLATEQAARSTQISLVASVASAYLQWQADLALLQLTQDTLKTFEESYQLTQRSFDVGVADALALSQARSSVDSARVSLAQYQRLVAQDRNALIQLLGTGLPADLPQGLKLNADLLEQVPAGLPADLLQRRPDLLQAEYRLKAANANIGTARAAFFPSISLTANAGTASSQLSGLFDGGSGAWLFQPQISLPIFNAGRLRANLDYAELQSDIRVAEYEKAIQVAFQEVADRLAARTTYRQQLDAQRALLETTETNYELAERRYRTGVDSYLTLLDAQRQLFSVRQQLIIDRLAQLSSEVELYKALGGGWSATEGNASQD; translated from the coding sequence ATGAGGCAGTCCCTGTTGTCCCTGGCCGTGGCCGCCGCTCTGCTCAGCGGCTGCAGCCTGATCCCTGACTATCAGCGCCCGGAGGCGCCCGTGGCGGCTGACTGGCCGCAGGGCGAGGCCTATGGCAGCGCTGCCACGGAAGGCAGCCGTGCTGCGGCTGACCTGCAATGGCGCGAGTTCTTCCGCGACCCGGCGCTGCAGCAACTGGTGCAGGTGGCACTGGAGAACAACCGCGACCTGCGCGTCGCCGCGCTGAACGTCGAAGCCTACCGCGCGCTGTACCGCATCCAGCGCGCCGATCTGCTGCCCTCGGTGGCCGCCGACGGCAGCGGCAGCCGCCAGCGCCTGCCCGGTGATCTGAGCCAGACCGGCGAAGCCCGTACCAGCGGCCAGTACAGCGCCACCCTGGGCGTCAACGCCTGGGAGCTGGACTTCTTCGGCCGCATTCGCAGCCTCAGCGAACAGGCGTTGCAGGAGTACCTGGCTACCGAACAGGCTGCGCGCAGCACGCAGATCAGCCTGGTCGCCAGCGTCGCCAGCGCCTACCTGCAATGGCAGGCCGATCTGGCCCTGCTGCAGCTGACCCAGGACACCCTGAAAACCTTCGAGGAAAGCTACCAGCTGACCCAGCGCAGCTTCGACGTCGGGGTCGCCGATGCCCTGGCCCTGAGTCAGGCACGCAGCTCGGTAGACAGCGCGCGCGTCAGCCTGGCGCAGTACCAGCGTCTGGTCGCCCAGGATCGCAACGCCCTGATCCAACTGCTCGGCACTGGCTTGCCGGCCGACCTGCCACAGGGGCTGAAGCTCAATGCCGATCTGCTGGAACAGGTTCCCGCCGGCCTGCCCGCCGACCTGTTGCAGCGCCGCCCCGACCTGCTGCAGGCCGAGTACCGGCTCAAGGCCGCCAACGCCAACATCGGCACGGCGCGTGCGGCGTTCTTCCCCAGCATCAGCCTGACCGCCAATGCCGGTACCGCCAGCAGCCAGTTGTCCGGCCTGTTCGACGGCGGCTCGGGTGCCTGGCTGTTCCAGCCGCAGATCAGCCTGCCGATCTTCAACGCCGGTCGCCTGCGCGCCAACCTCGACTATGCCGAGCTGCAGAGTGATATCCGCGTCGCCGAGTACGAGAAAGCCATCCAGGTGGCCTTCCAGGAAGTTGCCGACCGCCTTGCAGCGCGCACCACCTACCGTCAGCAACTGGATGCCCAGCGCGCCCTGCTGGAAACCACCGAAACCAACTACGAACTGGCCGAGCGCCGTTACCGCACCGGCGTGGACAGCTACCTGACCCTGCTCGACGCCCAACGCCAGCTGTTCAGCGTGCGCCAGCAACTGATCATCGACCGCCTGGCCCAGCTCAGCAGCGAAGTGGAGCTGTACAAGGCGCTGGGGGGTGGCTGGAGCGCCACAGAGGGCAACGCCTCACAGGATTAA